ATTCTTCACTACTAACTTCCATAATCTGCCGTCCCATTCtggtgagaaagaaagagaaacaaggtAACAAGAGTTCATCGAATACAGAACTTTAAAACTGTATCAAGTTAAAGGAAAAGTGCAGGTTTTTCCTCTGCATGAATTTCTAGCATTCTGTAGCCTAACTTAAGCCTGGCTGTACAAACCAAAACTTTAGCATCCCTGGAACCTCCAAGGAGGTGTCTGCTAAAAAAGTATGATTTTGAATATTTAGTTTCACATAAGTATGTGCTTTCTATATCACATTATCACCAGCTTTGAAGAGCAACGGTATCCTTATAGTCCAGGCCCACTGAGAACAGACTGAACGATGCATGTGACGGGTCAGGAGGTGTGAGCGGCAGTTCAGATAGAAGCCGTCCGAGTGCGGTCCTCTAGCAGCGGTCCACACTGACACAGTTTAAGGCTCTGACTCGAAGGAATTGCACAAGACCTTCACTGGAAAGTATTTGCCTAGTCCAGCTGAAAACTCCAGTTTAGAATGGATCTCTACGGAAAGTGGTCACAACCTTAGAACAACAGTTTCTTTGTCTGACTTGTAATCCGTCATTACAGGTGCCCGTCTTGTAAGTTTCCATGCTGTTACAGTTTTCCAGCATTGTTTGTGATATGCGAGaacacttgtattatttttatactttctgcTCATGGAATTATCCAATGTCCGCATTTGGTACCAGTCTAATATTCAACAGAAGATAATTCATAACACTATGGCTTACAGGTGTAAATGGAAAATGTTTCATTGCAAAACAATATTCTTATTCCATACtgctttattatgttttttaaatgaaaacagggTCCCTCATCACTATGGTTTTGTAGTTTCAAATAATATTGACCATtgactgcatgtctgtgtgttggACACTGTTCTTTAAGAAAAGGAAGCAATGTAGGGTTGTTAGCTAGCACAGGATAGAATACCTGTCACTTCTACTTAACTTTGCAAAAGTAGTAAATAAAACAATAGCATGACGCACAGATGCCTTCCTATTAATGTAAAGATGAACCATTAGGGAATATTTGATGATGGGCAGTGGATGTACGGCATGTCCATAGGTTATACCTGGGTGCTCCTTGAGTAGAAGGCCAAATGTTTCATAAACTTGATTCTTGAGTCTGCTGTGCAGGAGGCTCCTCCCGAAGGATGTCTTGCGCCCAGTGCTCAGATCTCTGAGGCTGGTGGCCTGTGCTTTGGCTTATGCCTGGATCGAATGACTATTATATGAACTAAGTCTGGGTGGCTGCTGTGTGACAAGGACTACTTCCAGAGAGACGAAAGACACCCACAGAAGTCACCCATAGCGAATTGATCAACAAATTAGTTTTGAGGAGGTGTCTAAGACAGAGGAGGTCATATATGTCTCTTCTGAATGGATACCATAACATTAGCGTTTTTTAATTATACTGTTTCTTCACTAAGGGTAAGAGTCAGGCTACTCCGCCTTAGAATCCTCCAATGACTTTTTGTTACATTTAGGATAGGCTCTGAACTCATGACAGTGGCCTACAAAactttttgtatgtgtatgatgtatatgtgcatatgtcttcatatatatgtatatgtgatatatattcatatatatatacatacacacatgtgtgtcctTTTGCCAACCTTGATAAATGTCATTGCACTTGCAACCCTTCATCATTTATCAGTAGGATCACCAGTTGTCCTGATTTACTCAGGATCTGGTGCCTTCTCAGTATTCTgaacttttcatttaaaatatggaATATTGTGGGCAAACTGGCAGGGGTGGTCACCCTCTCCTCCAGGCACAGAGACCCCTGTATTGACTGCAGCACCTTCACAAAATGCTTTTCTCCTGAGCCAGAACCAAATCTGAAATCTGTGCTTTATAAGACTGTAAttatcttgttttttattttcctaatacgTACCAGTTGCCCTTGTAACCACTGTTAATAAATCAGAAGGAAGTAAACACCTTAACTGGGAGTCCTCGGGACTTTCCTCTTCATATGACAACATGGTTTGTGATTCCAAGGAAAGTTTCCTACTGGTCATATGAATAGCTTCAGTTCCTAGTAAAGCCATGGGCATGGAACGTGGCTTTGATCCCATAGTTCCTTTGTCACCCTGGAACTCTGTAAGGAGTACAAGAGAGTTGTGCTTATGTGCTTAGCGCATACTTATGAGCAGATGAATATGGCATAAGAGGCAGAGAGTGTactgtttagtattttgatgaaGGAGTAAAACTTGCTCCCAAATATCCCCGAAATTCTGTGAAAATGCAATTGATCCTATTTAGAAAGGAATTAGTGTGTTTCTGCTATTGATTGTGATAACAAGGATAGAAGTGGGTATAAGTGAAAATGCCATGGTGTTCCAGAGGTGttggttttaaattaaaattggtATCCTAACTTCTCAGACTTGGTCCTAAAGAATATTAGGTAGTTTTTCCAAGATGCAAGGTTTGCTGCAATGTGACTCTCTCCACATATAACCTTCCATTTCACATATTAAGGCTGTATGTTAGACAATGATATTCAgttgaaaaaggaaataaaattgtaatttaaaaatcttcTAACCAGTGtaaccacacacaaatacacacacacacacacacacacacaaagagagagggagagagagagagagagagagagagagagagagagagagagagagagagagagaggagatcctATATTTTTATACCATAATGCTGCCTTTTTCTTTAGGAAACACTCTGGCTCAGTCTCTCAAACCTGATTCTGTCTTTGGTGATAACACaacacagcaaagaaaagaatGGGGACTTTAGATAATTGGTGGAAACCTGAGAAATATAAGTTGAGGTTATTCTCTTTGACATTATAACACGAGATTTTGTAGCTGTATAAACCAGTGGTGTCATTTCCTATGAATTTACTGCTCTGTTCCAAGTTACCTTCTTAAGTATTGCCTTGGCACTAATGTTCTAAAAGGTTATACCCTTCCCCACTCTCAACTTCTGATAACTAGGGATAAAATGCTATCTAGCCATGACCATCTCATTTATCATCCAGAttcacttgggtttttttttattgttgttgttttgttttttgtttgttttttgttttttgtctgaaAACCTAAAACAAGTGACTAGtactaaatatgtattttaagcCATTTAGGTATGAATGGTGACCATTAaggataaaatatataaatgttagTTCAGAATCTAAGTACCCAGGTAGTAATGATTACATATTCAGTTGAGTGAGACCAATTCAATTGAGTcattaggttttgttgttgttgttgttgttgttttcctccaGTTGATTCTGAGTTGAATAACTGAAGTCCTCGCTACCTCCAGACTCTGTTCATCTGCCTAGTGACAGTTCTGGTGGCTACCGCAGAAATATCACTACAGCTTCGTGTCCTTCGGACTCCTTGTTCACTTCTCTCCCTCCCAAAGAACATGGGGATAGATTTCATCTCCCGCCGCTTTTTTGCTGCCCTAGGCAGGATTTTTTCATGTCCGAAATGTTTCCTCTCAGGTACTTTGCAGGCGACCCGTGCCTTGATGGTAATCGGCATCCTGCTGGGGCTGATCGCCATCTTCGTGTCCACCGTGGGCATGAAGTGCATGAAGTGTCTCGAGGACGACGAGGTGCAGAAGATGTGGATGGCTGTCATTGGCGGCGGGATCTTCCTCGTTTCAGGTAAAGGCGGCCCCTCCTTCTCTCTTACCTAGTTTTTGCAGGAGTGGTTTGAAATCTAGTTTCTGGGGTTTAGTTTCTTAGTTTATGTCAGATTCCTTGTACTTGGAAAGTTGTAATGTATCTTACCATTTGTAAAATACAGATAATTTCGGGGCCTTACAGCCAGACTGTTGGCTTTCATGTCCTCAGGAAGAATCACAAGAGAACTTGACTTGTGGGCACTTCATCACATACAACCGTGAAGGACTCGGGtgcccacttgtttcttaggcgCCATCTCTTTAGATTCAGAAAGATGTTTAATACTTAGCAAAAGAGTCCGGACCCATTTTTTTTGTGATTCGGAATGTGCTATTTGGTAGCTATAATTGTGGAACACGGCGGTGCATGTGATCTCAGCAGGAGAGTGACGTGTGCAGAGGAGtgtgaagttcaaggccagcctcagctgcataagaccttgtctcaaacacacacgcacactgacacacacacacaccacattatAAAGAACTTCAGAAAATGTTAATAATGTGTTTCAGTATATCTAAATATCTAGGTTCAGAACATAGGGAAGACTGAGAAAATATGGATAATGTGCTAATGATACTAGAGTGGGAAAGATGGGATTGGAGATAGTAGAGAAAGATAAAGGTAACCTTGCAGATGAGCAGAGCTGATTCTACAGTAAACACAAGGTACCCATGGATCAGAGAGAAGACAGGCCAAGTGGGATGCAACAGGTGGAATATTGACAAGGTAGGGTGTAGGCTTAGCTGAACCAAGGAAGAAAACTACAGAAACAGGTATGAAAACTGATGACAAAATAGGTTATGTGTCACACGGAAAACGAGCAACATTTTCTGCTTTATTCAAATCTTGACTGACAGGTTATATGTTTGAGGAACAGAGAAATGTAAATGACGAACACCATTTCAGAACTTTTTAAGGATATTTTAAATATGGTAGATATTATATTACAGATATGCTATTGGTTAATTTCATAGTAGACagtatataatacatatgaaGCAATAGCTTACTGTATAGATCCCATATATTGCATGTATGTAATCATCAATTATATAGGTGATATAACTACTAAAAATGAGACTTAGATAttatctctttatttctcttGTTGGCGGAAGACCAGCCAGCATAGTTTGTGGATTTATCCAGTAAAGAAGGCCAAGTGTAACCTCCCTAACGATGTGATTAAAGTGACCAGATGCCCAGCATATTCTATCACACCTATCCCCATGATtcccatacatacataccacagaCACGCATGATTCCCAGAGCAATCTAGAGTGGCCTCAGAAGTCCAGGTGGCTAGTTCAAAAGCATGTGTCTGAGCAGTttgcatacacagacagaatgatCTTATGTGCCATCAAATACTATAAAAAGAAGCtacctattttcttttaaaattagtattaGATTTAACAGTTTTATGTGCACTTATTATATGAAACATGGTACTTTGAAGTGCATATATGTTCTACATTGAATAAATTAAGCTGTCTGTATGTTTTGCCTCAGATGTTATTTCTTTGGGAATGGCACTTTTCAACCACTGTaacattttcttcctcctcctcctcctcctcctcctcctcctcctcctcctcctcctcctcctcctcctccccctcctcttcttctccacctcctccttctcatttttcttctccttccttttcctccctctcccccttcccttttttcttctccttctcctccctctccttcttctcctccttctctttcctgtttgtttgttttcaagacagggtttctctgtcatgcaatcctgcctgtcctagaactaattctgtaccccaggctggttTGAACTCACgaagagccacctgtctctgcctccctggtgcacTACCTGGTTACCCTCTAGCATTTTTAAGAACCCTGTAGTTCCTCTAGCGTAATAGAAATCTCTCaagctttttcttattttctacttGAAAGTTTGTATCTTTTGACAAATATCTCTTTAGATGAAAATAAACTTTGCAAGTTAGACATCATATAATCACTTAAATGAGTGACATTGCCCAATCACTTCCTTCCATTATTGATTACAAAATGTCATGAACAATTAAATTCAGTTATATAAAGCAATCAAGGGTGTCACCTCACCAGATGATTCCAATATTAGCTATTGCCTTAAACCTGGGGTAGGAAGAGTCTGGATGCTCTAGCCCGTTCTGAAAAAGGTTCTACTTCCTGTGAGAGCTAGCTCAGGGTTTGCTGCTGGATCAAAACCTAAAAATGGATTTTGGATTTGTCAAGAAGAATGCAGGATGATTTTCATCTTACCTTCCTGTAAGCAGTTCTCTGCTAATAGTAACGAACATTGTCGTTCAAAAGTAGTTTCATACACTGAACTGCAGGAATGAAGAACCTTTGTCAGGGGTTTTGAAGAAGATGAACCAGTCAAGTTGTTCCTAAAGAACAGTTTTTGTGCCCATGGTCTTGAACTATACATAAATAAGACGTCATAAGTAGCATAATCTAGGTCCAACTTCAATCTAATTTCTTTGTAATTCTTTGCAGAACAGTTGGAATAAATCATATCTAAGTCAAATTGATTtccataacaataaaataaaatgtcagcaCTCTCGATGAGATTCAATTCTGGTAGAATAGAATTAGGTTTAATAGTCTGTGTTTTTGTGCTCAATGTCCCGTAGTGATTAATGACTTTGGTTTAAATTTCCGTAGGTCTGGCAACTTTAGTGGCCACAGCATGGTATGGAAACAGAATTGTTCAGGAGTTCTATGACCCCATGACCCCCGTCAATGCCAGGTAAGGCTAGTCATGTGTAAAAAAGTTCATTCTCTGAAAATCAGCCTTTTTTGTCTTCAGCAGACTCCCACCGGTGCCTTAGTTTCTAAGACTTGCTTTCAAGAATTGTGGGGAAATTTATGTCAAACTTACAAACAATTTGAAAGACCTGTGAGCCGTGTTCAAATGAATTGAATAATGGCTTGAACAGCCAGGACTAATGACAAAACGCACTTCAAAGAAGAAATGTTCTAAGCTGGATTCTAGCCAACAATATATCACATgttttttcttccccaaattatGAACAAAAATGGCAATGTGTTGGACATGTTCTTCTTGAAGCCTATTATGTTTCTGATATCTACGATCACTTGGAACTAATATGCAGGTTCATGACTTATTGACAAAATAGAACCATCATAGTGGTTAACAAATAATGCTTCATTCCGGATAGTTTCCACATGAAACCGTGTTGTATTTTTCCAGTATGTTCCGATGCTACTTTAAAATTGCGTGTTCCGTTGCTACTATAAAGTTGACTTTACAAGGGTCACCTTTCTTAATAGTTCGAGTTTTTCAAGTTCAGGCCCTGAGTCTTGGCTCTCGGGTAACAATGCTCTTTGATCGGGGACAAGGCTTATTGTCTCACTGTCTTGCCATCCATAAAGCTTAATAACTACATTCAAAGCTAGAATGTCAAGATGTAATTACTGTTTGTGAGAGCTAGGGCGAGCAAATGAAAAATCCCAGGGTTTGCAGAGATAAATGTGTGTCTTTACATACTGTCACCCACAGGCAGAGGAACATAGGCTGGGCTACAGCAGCTCTTGCAGCCTAGCCCATCCTGTAAGATTTATGATGTAGGAACAGAAACTGCTGGAGGTCAATGGGCCACCTTTTCAGCAAAGTAGTAATATTAGGAGTGCAcaagaaagcattttataaatTGCTGGGCTCTGTCCACTCGTTATCCTATGACGGCACACTACCCTGAACACCCTCCAGGGAAGCAAGGAAAACAATCAGCTTCGAGGGGAGAAACCATGGGCAACATGTAAAACTGCCATTCCAGAACTGCACAGTGGGGCTTGCATCAACCTTACATCCAGGCCTTTTCTCTGTGTGATGTCCACAGTTAGCCACAGGCTCCTCATCCCAGGAATATGGACTAACGTGTCCGCCCGGCCTTGTTCAATCTGGAATCAGCCATGGGATATTCAGATGTCTTTCTTTCAAAACATacgttttatgttttattttaactaGGTGTTCAGATCGCTAAGCACTTGTGATACAGAAATGATTACTATTTGAGAATAGTTCACTTTGTAAGCCATAACATAGGACTGTGGCCCAGTCTTCACTTCTCAAGTGTCTAAACATCCTTTCAAAGCCTCTTTTTCTTGGAAAAGTCTTTGGAAATTTTTGTGTGATTAAACTGGTATATTGCATGGCGTATTATTGATGTTCTGTTGCAAATTATTGATAATTACAGTGTAAACACTATTTCATAGATATGCTCGCAAACAACAGCTCCTGGGGGATCATgggagtatatatatatatatatatcatgtatatatatatatatgaatattcatATAGTCACTTGCTATTGATTTTCTTCTCTTGCAATGGTACTCACAGCAACATgatgctgtcttttctttcaGGTATGAATTTGGCCAGGCCCTCTTCACTGGCTGGGCTGCTGCCTCCCTTTGCCTCCTGGGAGGTGCCCTACTTTCATGCTCCTGTCCCCGGAAAACAACCTCTTACCCAACACCACGACCTTATCCCAAGCCAACACCTTCTAGTGGGAAAGACTACGTGTGACAGAGGCAAAGGGAAGAGATCCTGTCGGAACAAATACAAAATGGACATTGAAACTAATATTGACATTGAGGCCCTAAACTGTTAACTATGGTTATGTGAACTGTGGCATAAGAAAAGGAAGCATATTTTTACATCCCAGTGGCTATGAGGGGCTTGGCTGTGCCTTACCATCTTTCCTGAGTCCAGGAAGGAAGCCTTTTGCATTTGAACTGCTGCTTCCCACTGAGTGATCCTACTCAAATGGGGAAGGGTGCTCCTTTagtgtgtataaatatgtatatatacatattttctattaaaaatagacaGTTAAGAACCTCTTATTTTCCTTATACCAGTACCAGCATACTGAAAATGACTCTAGAGTATATACAATTTCATATTGACTAAATAAGCCTACTGATGcatttttcttgttctctgtGAACATATGTGATCAGTCAAATATCTCCCCTTTGATCAGCAGTTAGTATCTTTGCATAAGACCAAACTTCTTGTCGAATCTGACTTCCTTTTCCATGTTCCCATGTGTATTCTTTGCAacaacatatttaatttttttaagctcTAACAATGATTGCTTTTTCTGCCTAGTACTTGGAGGTTTGTTTCTAGCTCCCAAATCTAGTAGCGAATTTCACAGCCCACACTTGAAGCTTAAAATACGTACGAATCACTTAACGCTTCCATGTCTGGGCTGTGGGAGCAGATCTGGACAGATGCTGTTTTTCTGCTGATCTTCCTTCACTGGCCTTGTACTTTGGTCTGGAGCCGTCTTGTTtgctttgaaaatatttgtttcactgAGTGGCCGTACTGCGAACTCTGCTGTTGAAACAGTTTTATTGATTGCGTTTTCAGGTACTTATTCTCCCTTCCAGATCCTGCAAactctgttcttcttcttctgcccTCCTTGGCTATCTTGGTTTCTCACATATAATTATCGTGTGGTTTAGCTCGTCTCTGAGAGGTGTGGTCTGTTTATCTGCGCAAAGTGCTAGACTTGCAAGAGCGATAATATGGTGACAGATATGCTCTCCTCTCCGTAACTGTGAGCAATTTACTGTCTTTGTACCTCTTTTCCCATCTGCCAAATTGGGATAATTACACTTAACCAGCTGGTAGAGGTAATGCGAGTATTAATTAGCTGATATGACTCTCATTCTTTGAACATGAAATATGCCTAAGTAGTGTTTTTCCTTGCTCAATTAGCAGTTTCGAAGTCACCGAGGAAAATCTACACACACGCCGTCACACTgctctgtatcttttttttttttttgtcatgagtctacttcctccccttctgctgTGCCTGGTCTCTTAGTGCTGTTTCACTTTGGCAAGCGCTCTTACTCTTCTAATCTGTAGGAAAGGCCGGTCAGCAGAGCAGGATGGCGTAATAGAAAGGGTGTTGACAATGACATTTGGAGACCTGGATTTGAGTCTCGGTGCTATCACTTAATGACTGACTCGGGCAAAGGCCCTTGGCTGCCCTAAATGTATTGCTACATCTGTACAACGGGTTCATTGACTCCTGCTGTGCCAGTGGCACAAGATTCGCGAGGGGACACATGCAAACACGGTTTTATCAGGAGAAACATGTGGCTCTGTATTTGCTAAGGAATTTAGGTTCACTGGTTTCATGGTTATTCTTCAAACaactggaaagagaaaattgTTAATTGGGTTTCTTTCCTTCACAAGTCTCTCAAATGATGAGCTACTAAACTTCACTGAGTTAAACTGACCTTAAGCCTCTAAAACTCTTTGTGGTTTGAAAcagtgtctgggtctgtggcccaaGCTGGCCAAGAACTCTGTGTCACCCAAAGATCCTTGGGCATCTGCTTCCCAGCTGTTGAAATGACAGCTGCGAGCCCCATCCCCCATTACATCTTTGTTCCGTCAGTCTGTGACTAAGCCAATGAAATGAAGGAACCTGGCAGTGTGGACACCAAAGAGGGATGAGATCCTCTTGGTGAAGCGAGCCTTGCAAAGTTGGATGGAAGCTAGCAGTTCTGGGAGAGAGTAAGAACACTTCGTGGTAAAACCAGGCAGAGGAAGCTGTACAAAGGATGGAGTCATGTAGACttgaattattttaagttttatcatATTTCCATGTGTAAAAGAAATCATACAAAGATCTTTTAACAGAATTAAGATTCCTAATGATGGGTAATGTAAATGCATACAAATAACACTTGCCAAACCACACAGAGTTCTATATTCCAAAATAATCCCATAGAAGTTTGATGTCAGAACTTACCCAGTTTGGATATTTTTATACCCTGCTACCAAACCTGGAAAGAGACCAATTGATATTTGGGGATTGCAGTGGGAATTTGTACAAAGCATTACTCTTTTTCAAtaaattgttgtttttttaatgaaaactcaAAGTTTCCTAACTTGTTCTCTAATCACCTATTTCAAAACTGTGACTGTGTGCAAGATGGGGATGCATGAGACAGAATGCAACTCACTATGTGTTTCTGGAAAAGAGTCGTGGTCCTAGGGAAATTGGGGATCTCTCTTTGGGGTCTTAGTCTCACTAGTAAACTAATTTAGAAACAGACTTAAAAGGAAGCTCAaggacattttgtttgtttcttagcttgcttgcttttttatttgaaagaagaaCAATTAACCAGACAAGTTACAAATCTTGACAGTTGCCAGGAAGAGAGAGTTAGAAAGGGTGAAAGCCCAGCCTTTAAAGGCCATCAGACAGGGTCAGTTTACCATGGAGGTCAgcaagcagccacatggcagagaAGCAGCCTCATTGCAGAAAAGGATGGGGGCTTCAGAGAAAGGTGACAAGTCCCAGAGTATCCTAGAATGACTCAGAAAAGTGGTCAGACCACTTCAGTGTTCTATGATGCAGACTTTGTAAACTACTGCATAGGGGAGGAGTGATGGAGAGGGCTAAGTACTTGAGTTCATTGaagggataattattcctcccatctccATTGCATGCCTTTAGCTGAATCATCTTTCCTGAGGGGTGGTCTCTTGGCATGGTAACTGCTAGGCCCATTTAGATTAACTCTGAAGGGAGGAAGCTATAGTGTGTATTGTTCTAATCTTTGGAACAGATCAGAATGACATGTCTCCTCCCAGGGCCAGAGACAGA
The Chionomys nivalis chromosome 3, mChiNiv1.1, whole genome shotgun sequence genome window above contains:
- the Cldn1 gene encoding claudin-1, with the translated sequence MANAGLQLLGFILASLGWIGSIVSTALPQWKIYSYAGDNIVTAQAIYEGLWMSCVSQSTGQIQCKVFDSLLNLNSTLQATRALMVIGILLGLIAIFVSTVGMKCMKCLEDDEVQKMWMAVIGGGIFLVSGLATLVATAWYGNRIVQEFYDPMTPVNARYEFGQALFTGWAAASLCLLGGALLSCSCPRKTTSYPTPRPYPKPTPSSGKDYV